The genomic DNA CGTACGAACTTCCAAATAAGTTGGCCACACAAGATTTTATGATTAAGTTTAAATGGAGGAGCAGTTTATAATCAACCAACATTTAGGAGGAAGACGGTTTGGTTGAGCAAAATCAACAATACCCTTACTTCATGATGCCGGGCGCAACAACCCTCGGCATAGTTTGTTCCGAAGGAGTCATGCTTGCCTCTGAAAAACGGGTAACCTATGGGTATTTCATCACAAGTAAGGCTGGAAAGAAAGTTTTCAAAATAACGGATCATATAGGTGCTGCGTGCGCTGGAC from Candidatus Bathyarchaeota archaeon includes the following:
- a CDS encoding proteasome subunit beta, which translates into the protein MVEQNQQYPYFMMPGATTLGIVCSEGVMLASEKRVTYGYFITSKAGKKVFKITDHIGAACAGLVSDMQVLIREVEAYANLFKLDNGRNISVRSAAKVMSN